A window of Mucilaginibacter paludis DSM 18603 contains these coding sequences:
- a CDS encoding S41 family peptidase codes for MERRVVLSKTYKRIGIGAGVFSLALVLWSFNDDLFQISKNLDVFASVYKEININYVDEVDPAKLVKTGVDAMLDGLDPYTEFVPESEIEDYKLKYVSTQYGGIGASIFTKNKKVVVSEVAEGFPAQKADIRAGDEFVKINDIDLTTKNSDQVSQLLKGSKGAAIKLLIKRDGVATPILKDLIRDEIKQPNVSYFGMVNGNMGYIKLDKFLENSSDEVTNALVTLKKNNPNGIILDLRSNGGGILQEAVKIVNLFVPKDVEVVSQKGKVKEKNYTYRTNNNPIEPALPLVVLVNNHSASASEIVAGSLQDLDRAVIIGQRSYGKGLVQQTFNLPYNSLVKITIAKYYTPSGRCIQSLDYTHRNADGTVDRVADSTMHEFKTRDGRSVYDGSAIYPDLVVKQERFANITQVLVGKLFVFDYATVYRNAHVKLPDPKTFTLSDADYNDFVKYLAGKDYNYSNPSEKILKDLKAQATKDKEFSDIKAEYDALQAKLTNSKENDFEQHKAEIKQVLENEIVSRYYFEKGRYECNFKYDRELAQSVKVLQDKNMVASILKGEGSYKIIGKPQITIASTKPEVKNKD; via the coding sequence ATGGAAAGGCGCGTTGTGTTGAGCAAAACTTATAAACGGATAGGGATAGGTGCCGGGGTATTTTCGTTGGCGTTGGTTTTGTGGAGTTTCAATGACGACTTATTCCAGATCTCAAAAAATCTGGACGTTTTTGCCTCGGTTTATAAAGAGATCAACATTAATTATGTAGATGAGGTAGACCCTGCCAAACTGGTTAAAACCGGTGTTGATGCGATGCTTGACGGACTCGATCCTTATACCGAGTTTGTACCCGAGTCTGAAATAGAAGATTATAAGCTTAAGTACGTAAGTACACAATATGGCGGCATAGGCGCAAGCATATTCACCAAAAACAAAAAAGTTGTTGTATCCGAAGTTGCTGAAGGCTTCCCAGCGCAGAAAGCAGATATAAGAGCGGGAGACGAGTTTGTAAAGATCAACGACATCGACCTGACTACAAAAAACAGCGACCAGGTGAGCCAATTACTCAAAGGATCCAAAGGCGCAGCCATTAAGTTATTGATTAAGCGCGATGGAGTAGCCACCCCAATACTTAAAGATCTGATTCGCGACGAGATTAAGCAGCCCAATGTATCTTACTTTGGTATGGTAAATGGCAATATGGGTTATATTAAGCTGGATAAGTTTTTAGAGAACTCCAGCGATGAGGTAACCAATGCCTTGGTTACGCTAAAAAAAAATAACCCTAATGGTATCATCCTGGATCTGCGGTCAAACGGTGGCGGCATTTTGCAGGAAGCAGTGAAAATTGTGAACCTGTTTGTGCCCAAGGATGTGGAAGTAGTGTCGCAAAAAGGAAAAGTAAAAGAAAAAAATTATACCTATCGTACCAACAACAACCCCATCGAGCCTGCTTTGCCTTTGGTGGTTTTGGTGAATAACCATTCGGCTTCGGCCTCTGAGATTGTGGCCGGCTCCCTGCAAGACCTGGACCGAGCCGTTATCATCGGGCAACGTAGTTATGGTAAGGGCCTGGTGCAGCAAACGTTTAACCTGCCTTATAACAGCCTGGTTAAAATTACTATCGCCAAATATTACACCCCTTCGGGCAGGTGTATCCAGTCGTTAGATTATACGCACCGCAATGCTGATGGTACGGTTGACAGGGTTGCCGATTCTACCATGCATGAGTTTAAAACCAGGGATGGCCGTTCTGTTTATGATGGCAGCGCCATTTACCCTGATTTAGTGGTTAAGCAAGAACGCTTTGCCAATATTACCCAGGTTTTGGTAGGCAAATTGTTTGTGTTTGATTATGCCACGGTTTACCGTAATGCGCACGTTAAGCTACCCGATCCCAAAACGTTTACTTTAAGCGATGCTGATTACAACGATTTTGTAAAATACCTGGCCGGTAAAGATTATAATTACAGTAATCCATCCGAGAAGATATTAAAAGACTTAAAAGCGCAAGCCACCAAAGACAAAGAGTTTAGTGATATTAAAGCAGAATATGACGCCCTGCAAGCTAAATTAACGAACTCGAAAGAGAATGACTTTGAGCAACATAAAGCGGAAATAAAACAGGTGCTTGAAAACGAAATAGTTTCCAGATACTATTTTGAAAAAGGCCGTTACGAATGCAATTTTAAATACGATAGGGAACTGGCCCAGAGTGTTAAGGTATTGCAGGATAAAAACATGGTGGCTTCTATTTTAAAAGGCGAGGGTAGCTACAAAATTATTGGCAAACCACAGATCACAATAGCCTCTACCAAGCCTGAGGTGAAGAATAAGGATTAA
- a CDS encoding gliding motility-associated C-terminal domain-containing protein has protein sequence MYLKTALAFFLFILFVSTAFPATIVVTSNADLGPGTLREALTTAANNGTTEQDIITFNLPGSLISDRIIRLKTQLPLITANVVIDGTTQSSSAFGVSDSKVIIEPETSPAYFSGLVITGDYTTTNITQGVEIYGLYIRNFAKITNLVNYDGQQGSGIYIQGNASGIKIGAPGKGNVICGNINGIYNGTNYYYNYYSGDISIQSNIIGLSDDGITPISNINGISINSFTTNTIGGDNANMGNTIGACASGITINRSNYYYNTLQQTISIKNNKIGTDYSGTMDYKQSPIFLASSFLKTYGINISSQNTNVDISANLISGQIGYGIFIASSTYTITNNKIGTDITGTQNLGNYEAIRSDASAKGIIGGTGATDKNYIGFNTYGIEVYNSNQATITQNSIFCNSNLGISVSSVNYQTPFVQILTFRSDKVAGIATPNSAIELFYSDDCGNVNCQGKEYLATVQSDGSGKWSYSGTISHTVVATATNSSKNTSPFSSLNLMDNEAVLKNYTCAYNGSITIPQQRDGILFHWDKKEPSGTTLTPLSDTQNIDNLQPGTYVLTIQYPGGCQKVTQRFTINDQRIKNIQIKPPVPECRKKSFPVSATITGGTGNIVFKWVNDKNEVVSTGNYTNVPGGKYVLHVTDDAGCDVTSDPITIVPLPGPEFDLSRMVRPNAHCGEKDGSITGIIATPGVGQLRYSWTNNNNEEIRTTLDLTGVPSGYYTLTLKDDSQCSNWSTGPLYVGEDLSVFIGEANSITPVTCDASNGAINAIGTVSNASQFSWFKDGGPELVQYRDKLLLNGLSPGNYRLHAVNPGNGCDNYRTYTVPRIPPDVFSASYTKADVTCGLGDNGSIMVNFNTTTTPATYTWTNESGQIVRTTKDILNAVPGKYTLTVTDRVAGCTSILFKDIEVLNIPLLAFDPSNNPTPQPDQCDQQMGSITGVVVTGGVPPYTYHWTDSDGKAVGGNTASLTNIGSGTYHLTVTDATPCGSLIDATAHLVENAKYLPPAPILGNQQICTPGPVTLYVKNVQPQGLYKLYEHYDDVVPAQTSANGQFNIDVKQSGDYFVSYNVGSCESYRFKVHVEVILVDVSFGNAFTPNGDNINDYWKITGLEKFPGATVQVFNRFGRLVFESKNYPKPFDGTLKGKPLPAGVYYYIININMPCNLITGNLTLLR, from the coding sequence ATGTATCTTAAAACAGCATTAGCATTTTTCCTTTTTATATTATTTGTATCAACCGCCTTCCCTGCAACCATTGTAGTAACATCCAATGCAGACTTGGGGCCGGGCACTTTGCGCGAAGCATTAACCACCGCGGCTAACAATGGCACTACCGAACAAGATATCATCACTTTCAATTTACCGGGATCGTTGATATCCGACCGTATCATCCGTTTAAAAACACAACTGCCTTTAATTACGGCCAATGTAGTGATCGATGGTACAACACAATCAAGTAGCGCATTTGGCGTGTCTGACAGTAAGGTAATTATAGAACCCGAAACCTCTCCCGCCTATTTTAGCGGATTGGTGATCACCGGCGACTATACCACAACTAACATTACCCAGGGAGTTGAAATTTACGGACTATACATTCGTAATTTCGCCAAAATTACCAATCTGGTTAATTATGATGGCCAGCAAGGTTCGGGTATTTACATCCAGGGAAACGCCTCCGGAATCAAGATAGGGGCACCAGGCAAGGGCAACGTGATTTGCGGCAATATTAACGGTATTTACAACGGCACTAATTATTATTACAACTACTACTCGGGCGATATTAGTATCCAAAGTAACATTATTGGTTTATCAGACGATGGTATAACCCCCATCAGTAACATTAACGGCATCAGCATTAACTCGTTTACCACCAATACTATCGGCGGCGATAATGCAAACATGGGTAATACCATAGGCGCCTGTGCTTCGGGGATAACCATCAACCGGTCAAACTACTATTACAATACCTTACAACAAACAATCAGCATCAAAAACAATAAAATAGGGACCGATTATTCGGGCACAATGGATTACAAACAAAGCCCTATTTTTCTGGCGTCTTCATTTCTAAAAACCTATGGCATCAACATCAGCTCTCAGAATACCAATGTTGATATATCTGCCAATCTGATTTCGGGGCAGATAGGCTACGGGATTTTTATTGCTTCATCTACCTATACCATCACTAACAATAAAATTGGCACCGACATTACCGGCACACAAAACCTGGGCAACTATGAGGCTATCCGGTCTGACGCGAGCGCCAAAGGCATTATCGGCGGCACAGGCGCTACCGATAAAAACTATATCGGGTTTAATACTTATGGCATCGAGGTATATAACAGCAACCAGGCAACTATTACTCAAAACAGCATTTTTTGCAACAGCAACCTTGGCATCAGCGTCTCGTCAGTCAATTACCAAACGCCGTTTGTCCAAATCCTTACTTTTCGCAGCGATAAGGTGGCCGGTATTGCCACGCCCAACTCGGCGATAGAATTGTTCTACTCGGACGATTGCGGCAATGTAAATTGCCAGGGTAAGGAATACCTGGCCACAGTACAGTCTGACGGTTCGGGCAAATGGTCATATTCCGGAACAATCAGCCACACGGTGGTGGCTACGGCAACCAACAGTTCAAAAAACACCTCACCTTTCTCGTCGCTTAATTTGATGGATAACGAAGCGGTGCTTAAAAACTATACCTGTGCCTACAATGGCAGCATTACCATTCCGCAACAACGGGATGGAATTTTATTTCATTGGGACAAAAAGGAGCCAAGCGGAACAACACTTACCCCTTTGAGCGATACGCAAAATATTGATAACCTGCAGCCCGGAACTTATGTGTTAACTATTCAGTACCCCGGCGGTTGCCAAAAAGTAACGCAACGATTTACCATTAACGATCAACGCATTAAAAACATACAGATTAAACCACCTGTACCAGAGTGCAGGAAAAAAAGCTTCCCGGTAAGTGCTACAATCACGGGTGGTACAGGTAACATAGTATTTAAATGGGTTAATGATAAGAATGAGGTAGTTAGCACTGGCAATTATACAAATGTCCCGGGCGGCAAATACGTATTACACGTTACAGATGATGCCGGTTGCGATGTAACATCCGACCCAATAACGATAGTACCCCTGCCCGGGCCGGAATTTGATCTCAGCAGGATGGTCCGCCCAAATGCCCACTGCGGTGAGAAAGACGGCTCCATCACAGGCATCATTGCTACCCCTGGTGTCGGTCAACTCAGATATTCCTGGACAAACAACAATAATGAGGAGATCAGAACAACACTGGACCTAACCGGTGTTCCAAGTGGGTATTATACACTTACCCTGAAGGATGATAGTCAATGCAGCAATTGGAGTACCGGGCCGCTTTACGTAGGTGAAGATCTCTCCGTTTTTATTGGTGAAGCCAACAGTATTACCCCGGTTACCTGTGATGCATCAAATGGTGCAATCAATGCCATAGGCACGGTTAGCAATGCATCACAGTTTAGCTGGTTCAAAGATGGTGGCCCTGAACTTGTGCAATATAGAGATAAGTTACTTCTAAACGGACTATCGCCCGGTAACTATAGACTGCATGCTGTAAATCCAGGCAATGGGTGTGATAATTACCGCACCTATACAGTTCCGCGCATCCCACCCGATGTATTTTCCGCAAGCTATACTAAAGCCGACGTAACCTGCGGCCTGGGAGACAACGGCAGCATCATGGTCAATTTCAACACAACCACAACTCCCGCAACTTATACCTGGACAAACGAAAGCGGACAAATTGTACGAACTACCAAAGACATATTAAATGCGGTACCGGGCAAATATACCCTTACGGTTACCGATAGAGTTGCAGGCTGTACCTCTATACTTTTTAAAGATATTGAAGTGCTGAATATCCCCTTATTGGCCTTTGACCCATCAAATAATCCGACACCACAACCCGACCAATGCGACCAGCAAATGGGCAGCATAACCGGTGTGGTGGTTACTGGCGGCGTACCGCCGTATACCTACCACTGGACGGATAGCGATGGCAAAGCGGTTGGAGGCAATACCGCTTCTTTAACTAATATCGGTTCCGGAACTTACCATTTAACGGTTACCGATGCCACGCCTTGCGGCAGTCTGATCGACGCAACAGCTCATCTGGTAGAAAATGCTAAATATCTTCCGCCCGCGCCTATTCTTGGCAATCAGCAAATATGTACACCCGGACCGGTAACCTTGTACGTTAAAAATGTACAACCGCAAGGGCTATATAAGCTATACGAGCATTATGATGATGTTGTACCGGCCCAAACCAGCGCTAATGGGCAGTTCAATATAGATGTAAAGCAGAGCGGCGATTATTTCGTAAGTTACAATGTTGGCTCGTGCGAAAGCTATCGGTTTAAGGTACATGTAGAAGTGATTCTGGTTGATGTTAGCTTCGGCAACGCCTTTACCCCCAACGGCGACAACATTAACGATTACTGGAAAATTACCGGGCTCGAGAAATTTCCGGGCGCTACGGTACAGGTATTTAACCGCTTTGGCCGGTTGGTGTTTGAGTCGAAAAATTATCCCAAGCCTTTCGACGGCACATTAAAGGGCAAACCTCTTCCGGCTGGTGTATACTATTATATAATCAACATCAATATGCCATGTAATCTTATTACCGGGAATTTAACCTTGCTGCGTTAG
- a CDS encoding fatty acid desaturase family protein, translated as MTHAEILKKVEWKDLRSLSIRELLIENNLTIPWAIISWVLAYYGYYIFALPFSAFFFLTGLRQVHNGFHNSLGTNKFLTWFTLYSNSVLMMVSIHAVKFNHIRHHKYCLNEEDYEGKSAAMTWYGAILYGPIHIFLIHKVTLQLGNKNYVRNVLVELASISLFLFVIFYFHIYFLIYHSLVMIIGEFLMAFFAVWTVHHDTHDSPEFARTQREKWKNKITFSMFYHLEHHLFPAVPTIKLPELSKRIDQALPEIEKKSTF; from the coding sequence ATGACACATGCCGAAATACTAAAAAAAGTTGAATGGAAGGATTTACGAAGTCTCAGTATTCGCGAATTGCTGATAGAGAACAACTTGACTATCCCTTGGGCCATCATTTCTTGGGTTCTGGCTTATTATGGTTATTATATTTTTGCCCTGCCGTTTTCAGCCTTTTTCTTTTTAACCGGTTTAAGGCAGGTGCATAATGGGTTTCATAATTCATTAGGTACCAATAAGTTTTTAACATGGTTTACCTTATACAGCAATAGTGTTTTGATGATGGTATCTATCCACGCGGTTAAATTTAACCACATCAGGCATCATAAATATTGCTTGAACGAGGAGGATTATGAAGGTAAATCAGCAGCGATGACATGGTATGGAGCTATATTATATGGGCCTATTCATATTTTTTTGATCCATAAAGTAACCTTGCAATTAGGCAACAAAAACTATGTACGTAATGTGCTTGTCGAATTAGCTTCTATCTCGCTGTTTCTTTTTGTGATTTTTTACTTCCATATTTATTTTCTTATTTATCATAGCCTTGTGATGATCATCGGCGAATTTTTAATGGCTTTTTTTGCTGTTTGGACCGTACACCATGATACACACGATTCTCCTGAATTTGCAAGAACGCAAAGAGAAAAATGGAAAAATAAAATAACATTCAGCATGTTTTATCACCTGGAACATCATCTATTCCCGGCGGTGCCAACTATCAAACTTCCGGAGTTATCCAAACGCATAGATCAAGCCTTACCCGAAATTGAAAAGAAGTCGACATTTTAA
- a CDS encoding zinc-binding alcohol dehydrogenase family protein — MKTLVCTTPGHFEYQEGIMPQLTPGHAIIKINRIGICGTDLHAFEGTQPFFSYPRILGHELGGELVDFDDAPGFTKGEAVTFIPYFNDGTCIACRMGKPNCCTHIKVFGVHIDGGMAEYVSIPSYALIHGEGLSADELALVEPLAIGAHGVRRADVQPGEFVLVVGAGPIGLGIMEFARIAGAQVIAMDVNQNRLNFCKDKLKVHHTINAASDDVDAALREITSGDYPTVVIDATGNLKAITNAFQYMAHGARYVLVGLQKGEISFSHPEFHKREATLMSSRNATRADFEHVIASMKKGLVDPTNYITHRVGFDGVKDDFEGWLNPANGVIKAMVSL, encoded by the coding sequence ATGAAAACATTAGTATGTACCACTCCCGGACACTTTGAATACCAGGAAGGTATAATGCCCCAGCTTACTCCCGGGCATGCTATCATTAAAATAAACCGGATAGGCATCTGCGGTACCGACCTGCACGCCTTTGAAGGTACACAACCCTTTTTTAGCTATCCACGCATACTGGGGCATGAGCTGGGCGGCGAGCTGGTAGATTTTGACGACGCCCCTGGTTTTACCAAAGGCGAAGCGGTTACCTTTATCCCCTACTTTAACGATGGCACCTGCATTGCCTGCCGAATGGGCAAACCAAACTGCTGTACCCATATCAAAGTATTTGGCGTACATATTGACGGTGGCATGGCCGAATATGTTTCCATACCATCGTACGCGTTAATTCACGGTGAAGGTTTGAGCGCTGATGAGTTGGCCCTTGTTGAACCTTTAGCCATTGGCGCGCACGGTGTTCGCCGGGCGGATGTGCAACCAGGGGAATTTGTGCTGGTTGTTGGCGCAGGCCCAATAGGTCTCGGCATTATGGAGTTTGCCCGCATTGCAGGCGCTCAGGTTATTGCCATGGATGTTAACCAAAACCGCCTTAACTTTTGTAAAGACAAGTTGAAGGTTCATCATACCATTAACGCCGCTTCGGACGATGTGGATGCTGCTTTAAGAGAAATTACCAGTGGCGATTACCCTACGGTTGTAATTGACGCTACCGGTAACCTTAAAGCCATTACAAATGCTTTTCAATATATGGCACATGGCGCACGATATGTGTTGGTAGGTTTACAAAAAGGCGAGATCAGCTTTAGCCACCCGGAATTCCACAAGCGCGAAGCTACCTTAATGAGCAGCCGTAACGCCACCCGTGCTGATTTTGAGCACGTGATAGCGTCTATGAAAAAAGGATTGGTTGACCCGACCAATTACATTACCCACCGCGTTGGCTTTGATGGTGTAAAAGATGATTTTGAAGGTTGGCTTAACCCGGCCAATGGCGTAATTAAAGCTATGGTATCGCTTTAA
- a CDS encoding SDR family oxidoreductase: protein MNLQLNNKVIIVTGGAKGIGEGICKVLANEGAIPVVVGRKKVDNDIVVAQIEAAGGKAFQVAAELSIPGECQKAVDTVVAQFGRIDGLVNNAGINDGVGLEDGNYEGFMASLHKNMVHYYLMAHYALPELKKVRGSIVNITSKTAETGQGHTSGYAAANGARNALTREWAVELLKYSIRVNAIVVAECWTPAYDAWIHGLDNPDEKLEKIVSLIPFENRMTTAEEIANTAAFLLSEKSSHTTGQILHVDGGYVHLDRALANA, encoded by the coding sequence ATGAATTTACAGCTGAATAATAAGGTGATCATTGTAACAGGTGGCGCTAAAGGTATTGGTGAGGGTATTTGCAAAGTATTGGCCAACGAAGGGGCCATCCCGGTAGTTGTAGGCCGCAAAAAAGTGGATAATGATATTGTTGTTGCTCAAATTGAGGCGGCTGGCGGCAAAGCTTTCCAGGTTGCCGCAGAATTATCCATACCCGGCGAATGCCAGAAAGCGGTAGATACTGTTGTTGCTCAGTTTGGGCGGATAGATGGCCTGGTAAATAACGCCGGCATTAACGACGGCGTTGGCCTTGAGGATGGTAATTACGAAGGGTTTATGGCATCCTTGCATAAAAACATGGTTCATTATTATTTAATGGCCCATTATGCTTTGCCCGAGTTAAAAAAAGTAAGGGGTTCTATCGTAAACATCACCTCTAAAACTGCCGAAACCGGCCAGGGGCATACCTCGGGCTATGCTGCGGCCAATGGTGCCCGTAACGCCTTGACCCGAGAGTGGGCAGTTGAGCTGTTAAAATATAGTATCCGTGTAAACGCCATTGTTGTTGCCGAATGCTGGACACCCGCTTATGATGCCTGGATACACGGCCTTGACAACCCGGATGAAAAGCTGGAAAAGATCGTATCGCTGATCCCGTTTGAAAACCGGATGACAACCGCCGAAGAAATAGCAAACACAGCGGCTTTTTTGCTTTCAGAGAAGTCGAGCCATACAACCGGGCAGATACTGCATGTTGATGGTGGCTATGTGCATCTGGATAGGGCTCTGGCTAACGCGTAA
- a CDS encoding amidohydrolase family protein has translation MPRIDAHQHFWIFDPVRDSWINDDMSVIQRDFLPADLRPVLTANGMDGCIAVQADQSETQNDFLLSLADNNDFIRGIVGWVDLRAENIADRLEYYSQFKLMKGFRHVLQGEEDRALMLKPQFMNGIGKLKDYGFTYDILIFPDQLQYVSEFVEDFPDQKFVIDHLAKPYIKDKKIDEWARDINTVAQHDNVWCKVSGMVTEADWKNWKAEDFFPYLDVAFEAFGADRLMFGSDWPVCQVAASYAEMKGIVEQYTSALSVDEQAMFWGGNAAGFYHA, from the coding sequence ATGCCGCGCATTGATGCACATCAGCATTTCTGGATTTTTGATCCGGTTAGGGATAGCTGGATCAACGATGACATGTCGGTTATCCAACGTGATTTTTTACCGGCCGATCTGCGCCCTGTATTAACAGCAAACGGTATGGATGGCTGCATTGCCGTACAGGCCGATCAATCGGAGACACAGAATGATTTTTTACTGTCGTTAGCCGATAATAACGATTTTATCCGGGGCATTGTGGGCTGGGTTGACCTGCGCGCCGAAAACATCGCCGACAGGCTGGAATATTATAGTCAGTTTAAATTGATGAAAGGTTTTCGCCATGTGCTACAGGGCGAAGAGGACCGGGCGCTGATGCTAAAGCCTCAATTTATGAACGGCATCGGTAAATTAAAAGATTACGGATTTACGTATGATATTTTAATCTTTCCGGACCAGCTCCAATATGTGAGTGAGTTTGTAGAGGATTTCCCCGACCAAAAATTTGTAATAGACCATTTAGCCAAACCCTATATCAAGGATAAAAAAATTGATGAGTGGGCAAGGGATATCAATACCGTTGCGCAGCATGATAATGTATGGTGCAAGGTATCGGGCATGGTTACGGAAGCGGACTGGAAAAATTGGAAAGCTGAAGATTTTTTTCCGTACCTGGATGTTGCCTTTGAAGCCTTTGGCGCCGATAGGTTGATGTTCGGTTCCGATTGGCCCGTATGCCAGGTTGCGGCAAGCTATGCCGAGATGAAAGGCATTGTTGAACAATATACATCTGCCTTATCAGTTGATGAGCAGGCGATGTTTTGGGGCGGCAATGCGGCCGGTTTTTATCATGCATAA
- a CDS encoding fumarylacetoacetate hydrolase family protein, which translates to MKLIRYGEINQEKTGVVLNDQYYDTSAFGEDYNELFFETDGLARLKAFLDANQASLMPIPDGVRLSSPVARPSKIVCIGLNYADHAKETGAAIPPEPVVFMKSTTALAGPYDDIIIPKNSVKTDWEVELAVVIGKKASYVEEADAHHYIAGYALHNDVSEREFQIERGGTWDKGKGCDTFAPIGPFLATPDEIADVDNLRIWLTVNGESMQNGTTSNLIFKIPFLISYLSQFMTLLPGDVISTGTPAGVGLGFKPPIYLKAGDVVELGIDGLGTSKQTVKAYAAH; encoded by the coding sequence ATGAAACTGATACGATACGGAGAAATTAACCAGGAAAAAACCGGCGTTGTGCTGAATGATCAATACTATGATACATCGGCATTTGGCGAGGATTATAATGAGCTATTTTTTGAAACTGATGGCTTAGCCCGTTTAAAGGCATTTTTAGATGCCAACCAGGCCTCGCTTATGCCTATACCTGACGGCGTGCGCCTGAGCAGCCCGGTGGCAAGGCCATCAAAAATTGTTTGCATCGGGCTAAACTATGCCGACCATGCCAAAGAAACCGGCGCGGCTATTCCGCCTGAGCCTGTTGTTTTCATGAAAAGCACTACCGCTTTAGCCGGCCCTTATGATGATATCATCATTCCAAAAAACTCGGTTAAAACCGACTGGGAGGTTGAGCTGGCCGTGGTAATTGGCAAAAAAGCCAGTTATGTGGAAGAAGCGGACGCGCATCATTATATTGCCGGATATGCTTTGCATAACGATGTATCTGAGCGCGAGTTCCAGATTGAGCGTGGTGGTACCTGGGACAAAGGCAAGGGTTGTGATACCTTTGCTCCTATCGGCCCATTTTTGGCAACGCCTGACGAAATTGCTGATGTGGATAACCTGCGAATATGGTTAACCGTAAACGGCGAAAGTATGCAGAACGGCACAACCTCCAACCTGATATTTAAAATACCTTTCCTTATTTCGTACCTCAGCCAGTTTATGACACTGCTTCCGGGCGACGTCATCTCTACCGGTACGCCTGCCGGTGTTGGCCTGGGCTTTAAGCCTCCAATTTATTTAAAGGCCGGTGATGTGGTTGAATTAGGTATTGATGGTTTAGGCACTTCAAAACAAACCGTAAAAGCTTATGCCGCGCATTGA
- a CDS encoding SDR family NAD(P)-dependent oxidoreductase, whose product MLNLKGKIAAVTGGGSGIGKAVAKVFAKQGADVHILDLSLQSGETTVDEIKADGGIAYAHACNVSDQQQVSAIFDYIGIVNILVNNAGIAHIGRADTTNEEDFDRVYSINVKGVYNCLHAALPIMKANGGGAILNLSSIGAIVGISDRFAYSMSKGAVHGMTLSTARDYMAYGIRCNSVSPARVHTPFVDGFIAKTYPGREEEMFEKLSKSQPIGRMGTPEEVANLILYLCSDEASFITGCDYPIDGGFIKLNN is encoded by the coding sequence ATGTTAAACTTAAAAGGAAAAATAGCTGCTGTTACCGGCGGCGGAAGCGGCATTGGTAAAGCGGTAGCCAAGGTATTTGCCAAACAGGGTGCAGATGTTCATATTTTAGATCTGAGCCTACAGTCAGGCGAAACAACCGTTGACGAGATTAAGGCGGATGGCGGCATTGCTTACGCACATGCTTGCAATGTGAGCGACCAGCAACAGGTGAGCGCCATATTTGATTATATCGGCATTGTGAACATACTGGTTAATAATGCCGGGATAGCCCATATTGGCCGCGCCGACACCACTAACGAAGAGGATTTTGACAGGGTTTACAGCATCAACGTAAAAGGGGTTTACAACTGCCTCCATGCGGCACTGCCCATCATGAAAGCCAACGGCGGCGGAGCCATTTTAAACCTGTCATCAATTGGCGCCATAGTAGGTATTTCCGACAGGTTTGCCTACTCCATGAGCAAGGGAGCCGTACACGGCATGACTTTATCAACCGCCCGCGACTATATGGCCTATGGTATCCGTTGTAACTCGGTATCCCCGGCAAGGGTACACACCCCATTTGTAGATGGCTTTATTGCCAAAACCTATCCCGGCCGGGAAGAGGAAATGTTTGAAAAACTATCCAAATCGCAACCGATAGGCCGGATGGGCACACCCGAAGAGGTAGCCAACCTGATCTTATACCTGTGCTCGGATGAGGCATCGTTTATCACCGGCTGCGATTACCCTATTGATGGCGGATTTATTAAACTGAATAATTAG
- a CDS encoding L-rhamnose mutarotase produces the protein MANQYCLALDLVDDVTLIAAYEAYHTQVWPEIIRSITDSGITSMEIYRFGNRLCMTIETNDTFTFERKGAMDEANPKVQEWEKLMWKYQRALPGAKPGEKWVFMNKIFQL, from the coding sequence ATGGCAAATCAATATTGTTTAGCACTCGATCTGGTTGATGATGTCACTCTGATTGCCGCATACGAAGCATACCACACGCAGGTATGGCCCGAAATAATCAGGAGCATTACAGACTCGGGGATAACCAGCATGGAAATATATCGTTTTGGCAACCGTTTATGTATGACCATCGAAACCAACGATACTTTTACTTTTGAACGTAAGGGAGCAATGGATGAGGCGAATCCAAAAGTACAGGAATGGGAAAAACTGATGTGGAAATATCAGCGGGCTTTGCCCGGTGCAAAACCCGGAGAGAAATGGGTTTTTATGAACAAGATTTTTCAATTATAG